From Lysobacter auxotrophicus, the proteins below share one genomic window:
- a CDS encoding aldehyde dehydrogenase, translating into MRLRHFIAGEPREPASGRWGEVFDPANGKAYAEVALGDAADVDAAISAAEDAFPAWSALPHTERARWLEKLADALEARLDDFAHAESRDGGKPIKLAREAEIPRAISNLRFFAHAATQFASESHHGQAGLNYTLRQPLGVVGTISPWNLPLYLFTWKIAPALAAGNTVVAKPSEVTPVTATMLGELAAQICFPKGVLNIVHGLGPDVGEPLVTDARVKAISFTGSTAVGRRIAGIAGPLLKKMSLELGGKNPTLVFADSDWRDHLDTLVRSAFQNSGQICLCGSRVLVERGIYTEFRDALVERAQQLRVGDPIDEDNQLGPLVSRAHFDKVVNALQRARDEGGKVLCGGTVLDRPGWFVAPTVIENLGPDCASNREEIFGPVVTLQPFDTDTHALALANAGEYGLAASVWTRDLRRAHRLAAQLRAGMVWINTWLQRDLRTPFGGSGASGLGREGGFEAMRFFTDAKNVGLQLD; encoded by the coding sequence ATGCGCCTTCGCCACTTCATTGCCGGTGAACCACGCGAGCCGGCATCGGGCCGGTGGGGCGAGGTATTCGATCCGGCGAACGGCAAGGCGTACGCGGAGGTCGCGCTCGGCGATGCCGCCGACGTGGACGCCGCCATCAGCGCCGCCGAAGACGCTTTCCCCGCCTGGTCCGCCCTGCCCCACACCGAACGCGCCCGTTGGCTCGAGAAGCTCGCCGACGCACTGGAAGCCAGGCTCGACGACTTCGCGCACGCCGAATCGCGCGACGGCGGCAAACCCATCAAGCTCGCGCGCGAGGCGGAGATCCCGCGCGCGATCAGCAACCTGCGCTTCTTCGCGCATGCGGCGACGCAGTTCGCGAGCGAATCGCACCACGGCCAGGCCGGCCTGAACTACACGCTGCGCCAGCCGCTGGGCGTGGTCGGCACGATTTCGCCGTGGAATCTGCCGCTGTACCTGTTCACCTGGAAGATCGCGCCCGCGCTCGCCGCCGGCAACACCGTGGTCGCCAAACCGTCGGAAGTCACGCCGGTAACCGCCACGATGCTCGGCGAACTCGCAGCCCAGATCTGCTTTCCCAAAGGCGTGCTCAACATCGTGCACGGCCTGGGACCCGACGTCGGCGAGCCGCTGGTCACCGATGCGCGCGTGAAGGCGATTTCCTTCACCGGCAGCACGGCCGTCGGCCGCCGCATCGCCGGGATCGCGGGGCCGCTGCTGAAGAAGATGTCGCTGGAACTCGGCGGCAAGAACCCCACGCTCGTCTTCGCCGACAGCGACTGGCGCGACCACCTCGACACGCTGGTGCGTTCGGCGTTCCAGAATTCCGGACAGATCTGCCTGTGCGGTTCGCGCGTGCTGGTCGAGCGCGGCATCTACACCGAATTCCGCGACGCGCTGGTCGAACGCGCGCAGCAGTTGCGCGTGGGCGACCCGATCGACGAGGACAACCAGCTCGGCCCGCTTGTTTCGCGCGCACACTTCGACAAGGTCGTGAACGCGCTGCAGCGTGCGCGCGACGAAGGCGGCAAGGTGCTGTGCGGCGGTACCGTGCTCGATCGCCCCGGCTGGTTCGTCGCGCCGACCGTCATCGAGAACCTCGGGCCCGATTGCGCGAGCAATCGCGAGGAAATCTTCGGCCCCGTCGTGACCTTGCAACCGTTCGACACCGACACGCACGCGCTCGCGCTCGCCAACGCCGGCGAGTACGGGCTGGCCGCATCGGTGTGGACGCGCGACCTTCGCCGCGCGCATCGACTCGCCGCGCAGCTGCGCGCCGGCATGGTCTGGATCAACACGTGGCTGCAACGCGACCTGCGCACGCCGTTCGGCGGCTCGGGCGCGTCCGGCCTCGGCCGCGAAGGCGGTTTCGAGGCCATGCGGTTCTTCACCGACGCCAAGAACGTCGGCCTGCAACTGGATTAG
- a CDS encoding 3-hydroxyanthranilate 3,4-dioxygenase, translating into MLPAPLNLQAWIEEHRHLLKPPVGNKVIYAGDFIVMVVGGPNQRTDYHFDEGAEWFYQLEGEMILRIQEDGKARDIPIKAGEIFLLPPRVPHSPQRMPESIGLVIERRRRPEELDGLMWFCERCNDKLYEEFFPLRNIETDFPPVFDRFYASREHRTCRECGHLNPAPSKYVMPDT; encoded by the coding sequence ATGCTTCCCGCCCCGCTGAACCTGCAGGCCTGGATCGAGGAACACCGCCACCTGCTCAAGCCGCCGGTGGGCAACAAGGTGATCTACGCCGGCGATTTCATCGTGATGGTCGTCGGCGGCCCGAACCAGCGCACCGACTATCACTTCGACGAAGGCGCGGAGTGGTTCTACCAGCTCGAAGGCGAGATGATCCTGCGCATCCAGGAAGACGGGAAAGCGCGCGACATCCCCATCAAGGCCGGCGAGATCTTCCTGTTGCCGCCGCGCGTGCCGCATTCGCCGCAGCGCATGCCCGAATCCATCGGGCTGGTGATCGAGCGACGCCGCCGCCCGGAAGAACTCGACGGCCTGATGTGGTTCTGCGAACGCTGCAACGACAAGCTGTACGAGGAGTTCTTTCCGCTGCGCAACATCGAGACCGACTTCCCGCCGGTGTTCGACCGCTTCTACGCCTCGCGCGAACATCGCACGTGCCGTGAATGCGGGCACCTGAACCCCGCGCCGTCGAAATACGTGATGCCGGATACCTGA
- a CDS encoding RidA family protein — MSDVIRASAAPKPVGQYPHARRVGDLLFLSGIGPRDPHSNAIVGNVHDAEGRLISYDIDAQTRSVFANVRTVLEASGARWEDLADVTVYLTDLARDFKTYNAVWAEYFPDIDTAPCRTTLGITELPTQIAIELKCIAVVRGTPSAPGASE, encoded by the coding sequence ATGAGCGACGTCATCCGCGCCAGCGCCGCGCCCAAGCCCGTCGGCCAGTACCCGCACGCACGTCGCGTGGGCGACCTGTTGTTCCTCTCGGGCATCGGCCCGCGCGATCCGCACAGCAACGCGATCGTCGGCAATGTGCACGATGCCGAAGGCCGGCTGATCAGCTACGACATCGATGCACAGACGCGCTCGGTGTTCGCGAATGTCCGCACCGTGCTCGAAGCCAGCGGCGCCCGCTGGGAAGACCTGGCCGACGTCACCGTCTACCTCACCGACCTGGCGCGCGACTTCAAGACCTACAACGCCGTTTGGGCCGAGTATTTCCCCGACATCGACACCGCGCCGTGCCGCACGACGCTGGGCATCACCGAGCTGCCGACGCAGATCGCGATCGAGCTCAAGTGCATCGCCGTCGTGCGCGGTACGCCGTCTGCCCCTGGAGCATCGGAGTGA
- the asnS gene encoding asparagine--tRNA ligase — MTVVSVEQALAGKIPAGGEVTVRGWVRTVRGTAGLAFIHVTDGSCFAPIQVVANDSLANFDEVKRLTTSCAVIATGTLVASQGKGQSFEIQASAVEVVGWVEDPLTYPIQPKPMTPEFLREVAHLRPRTNLFGAVTRIRDCLAKAAHRYFHENGFYWISTPIVTTSDAEGAGQMFRVSTLDMANLPRDEKGDIDFSRDFFGKETFLTVSGQLNVEAYALSLSKVYTFGPTFRAENSNTTRHLAEFWMIEPEIAFADLAEDARVAEEFLKYMFRAVLAERGDDMAFIAERVQKDAITRLESFVNAPFERIEYTDAIKLLQKADRKFDFPVEWGLDLQTEHERWLTEEHVGRPVVVTNYPEHIKAFYMRLNDDGKTVAAMDVLAPGIGEIIGGSQREERLDMLDARMAQFGLDPAHYGWYRDFRRYGTVPHAGFGLGFERLVVYVCGLSNIRDAIPYPRAPGHAEF, encoded by the coding sequence ATGACGGTGGTCAGCGTCGAACAGGCGCTCGCGGGCAAGATCCCGGCGGGTGGCGAAGTCACGGTCCGTGGCTGGGTGCGCACGGTGCGCGGCACGGCCGGGCTCGCCTTCATCCACGTGACCGATGGGTCGTGCTTCGCGCCGATCCAGGTCGTTGCGAACGACAGCCTGGCCAATTTCGACGAGGTCAAGCGCCTCACCACCAGCTGCGCGGTGATCGCCACCGGCACCCTCGTCGCCTCGCAGGGCAAGGGCCAGTCGTTCGAGATCCAGGCCAGCGCGGTGGAAGTGGTCGGCTGGGTCGAGGACCCGCTGACCTACCCGATCCAGCCCAAGCCGATGACGCCGGAATTCCTGCGCGAAGTCGCCCACCTGCGCCCGCGCACCAACCTGTTCGGCGCCGTCACGCGCATCCGCGACTGCCTGGCCAAGGCCGCGCACCGCTACTTCCACGAGAACGGCTTCTACTGGATCTCCACGCCGATCGTGACGACCTCCGACGCCGAGGGCGCCGGCCAGATGTTCCGCGTGTCCACGCTGGACATGGCGAACCTGCCGCGCGACGAGAAGGGCGACATCGACTTCAGCCGCGACTTCTTCGGCAAGGAAACCTTCCTGACCGTGTCGGGCCAGCTCAACGTCGAGGCCTACGCGCTGTCGCTGAGCAAGGTCTACACCTTCGGTCCGACCTTCCGCGCCGAGAACAGCAACACCACGCGCCACCTGGCCGAGTTCTGGATGATCGAGCCGGAAATCGCGTTCGCCGACCTCGCCGAGGACGCGCGCGTGGCCGAGGAATTCCTCAAGTACATGTTCCGCGCCGTGCTTGCCGAGCGCGGGGACGACATGGCCTTCATCGCCGAACGCGTGCAGAAGGACGCGATCACGCGCCTGGAGTCGTTCGTCAACGCGCCGTTCGAGCGCATCGAATACACCGACGCGATCAAGCTGCTGCAGAAGGCGGACAGGAAGTTCGACTTCCCGGTCGAATGGGGCCTGGACCTGCAGACCGAGCACGAGCGCTGGCTTACGGAAGAGCACGTCGGCCGCCCCGTCGTGGTCACCAACTACCCCGAGCACATCAAGGCCTTCTACATGCGCCTGAACGACGACGGCAAGACCGTCGCCGCGATGGACGTGCTGGCGCCGGGCATCGGCGAGATCATCGGCGGCAGCCAGCGCGAAGAGCGCCTGGACATGCTCGACGCGCGCATGGCGCAGTTCGGCCTGGATCCGGCGCACTACGGCTGGTACCGCGATTTCCGGCGCTACGGCACGGTGCCGCACGCCGGTTTTGGCCTGGGTTTCGAACGCCTGGTGGTCTACGTGTGCGGCCTTTCCAACATCCGCGACGCGATCCCGTACCCGCGTGCGCCGGGGCATGCGGAGTTCTGA
- a CDS encoding SDR family oxidoreductase, which produces MDLDLTGKHALVCGASQGIGLAAARALADLGANVTLLARREERLRELVGTLATDKGQAHGWIAVDSADTDALRAKVQALVSATPVHVLVNNTGGPPPGPVHGAQIAAFEAAYRQHLIANHVLAETVVPGMERDGYGRIVNVISTSVKEPLQGLGVSNTTRWAVASWAKTLATELAPKGITVNNVLPGSTETPRIEQIIDNTSAKTGRSRDEVFEKMVSEIPMRRFARPEETAAAIAFLCSPAASYITGVNLPVDGGRTRSL; this is translated from the coding sequence GTGGACCTCGACCTCACCGGAAAGCACGCGCTGGTCTGCGGCGCCAGCCAGGGCATCGGCCTCGCGGCGGCACGCGCGCTGGCGGACCTCGGCGCCAACGTGACCCTGTTGGCTCGGCGCGAGGAACGCCTTCGCGAACTCGTCGGCACGCTCGCCACCGACAAGGGCCAGGCACACGGATGGATCGCCGTCGACAGCGCCGACACCGATGCGTTGCGCGCGAAAGTGCAGGCGCTGGTATCCGCCACGCCGGTGCACGTGCTGGTCAACAACACCGGCGGCCCGCCGCCCGGCCCGGTGCACGGCGCGCAGATCGCCGCCTTCGAAGCCGCCTACCGCCAGCACCTCATCGCCAATCACGTGCTGGCCGAAACGGTCGTGCCGGGCATGGAGCGCGATGGTTACGGCCGCATCGTCAATGTCATCTCGACGTCGGTGAAGGAGCCGTTGCAGGGCCTGGGCGTGTCCAACACCACGCGCTGGGCGGTGGCGAGCTGGGCCAAGACGCTGGCGACGGAACTGGCGCCCAAGGGCATCACGGTCAACAACGTGCTGCCCGGTTCGACCGAGACCCCGCGCATCGAGCAGATCATCGACAACACCTCGGCGAAGACCGGCCGCAGCCGCGACGAGGTGTTCGAGAAGATGGTGTCGGAAATCCCGATGCGCCGCTTCGCGCGCCCGGAGGAAACCGCCGCGGCGATCGCTTTCCTGTGTTCGCCGGCCGCCTCGTACATCACCGGCGTGAACCTGCCGGTGGATGGCGGGCGAACGCGGTCGCTGTGA
- a CDS encoding FAD-dependent oxidoreductase, producing the protein MTKTNDRHITLIGAGLAGAVLATLLVQRGWRVDVYEKRGDPRVQGYGGGRSINLALAERGRHALRLAGADDAVMKHAVMMRGRMVHFLDGRTDLQRYGRDDSEVIWSVHRGELNVVLLDIAERAGARLHFDRGLSAVDFDARIATFTDPRDGSTHQAAFESLVGADGAGSALRAAMTMHVELGERTESLGHSYKELEIPPARDGSFSIEPNALHIWPRGRYMCIALPNDERTFTVTLFLPNEGDPSFATVRTGHDARALFERDFADALPLIPQLEEDFERNPAGILATLYLDRWHLDGRAVLLGDAAHAMVPFHGQGMNCAFEDCVALAEHLDATHDRAAAFAAFQADRLPNARAIQQMALENYLEMRDRVDDDDYLLQRALERELAQRHPDRFMPRYAMVTFHRIPYATAFERGRQQRELLVELTRGHASLDTLDWNVVDAAVRERLSPLPVDA; encoded by the coding sequence GTGACGAAGACCAACGACCGCCACATCACCCTCATCGGCGCAGGCCTTGCCGGCGCCGTGCTCGCCACGTTGCTCGTGCAGCGCGGCTGGCGTGTCGACGTGTACGAGAAGCGCGGCGATCCGCGCGTGCAGGGTTACGGCGGTGGGCGGTCGATCAACCTCGCGCTGGCCGAACGCGGCCGCCACGCGCTGCGCCTTGCGGGCGCGGACGACGCGGTCATGAAGCATGCGGTGATGATGCGCGGGCGCATGGTGCACTTCCTCGACGGGCGCACCGACCTGCAACGCTACGGGCGCGACGACAGCGAGGTGATCTGGTCGGTGCATCGCGGCGAGTTGAACGTCGTGCTGCTCGACATCGCCGAACGTGCCGGCGCGCGGCTGCACTTCGATCGCGGCCTGTCCGCGGTGGATTTCGACGCGCGCATCGCGACCTTCACCGACCCGCGCGATGGCAGCACGCACCAGGCCGCGTTCGAATCGCTGGTCGGCGCCGATGGCGCCGGCTCGGCATTGCGCGCGGCGATGACAATGCACGTCGAGCTGGGCGAGCGCACCGAATCGCTCGGGCATTCGTACAAGGAACTGGAGATCCCGCCCGCGCGCGACGGCAGCTTCAGCATCGAGCCCAACGCGTTGCACATCTGGCCACGGGGCCGCTACATGTGCATCGCGCTGCCCAACGACGAACGCACCTTCACCGTCACGCTGTTCCTGCCCAACGAAGGCGATCCGAGCTTCGCGACGGTGCGCACCGGCCACGATGCGCGCGCGTTGTTCGAGCGCGACTTCGCCGACGCGCTGCCGCTGATTCCGCAGCTGGAAGAGGACTTCGAGCGCAACCCGGCCGGCATCCTCGCCACGCTCTACCTGGATCGCTGGCATCTGGACGGCCGCGCCGTGCTGCTCGGCGATGCGGCCCACGCGATGGTGCCGTTCCACGGCCAGGGCATGAACTGCGCGTTCGAGGATTGCGTGGCGCTCGCCGAACATCTCGACGCCACGCACGACCGCGCCGCCGCATTCGCCGCATTCCAGGCCGATCGCCTCCCCAATGCGCGCGCGATCCAGCAGATGGCGCTGGAGAACTACCTGGAAATGCGCGACCGCGTCGACGACGACGATTACCTGCTGCAGCGCGCGCTCGAACGCGAACTGGCGCAGCGCCATCCAGACCGCTTCATGCCGCGCTACGCGATGGTGACGTTCCACCGCATCCCGTACGCGACCGCGTTCGAGCGTGGACGCCAGCAGCGCGAACTGCTGGTGGAGCTCACGCGCGGCCATGCGTCGCTGGATACGCTCGACTGGAACGTGGTGGACGCGGCCGTGCGCGAACGCCTGTCGCCGCTGCCCGTGGACGCGTGA
- a CDS encoding 5-carboxymethyl-2-hydroxymuconate Delta-isomerase: MPHVTLQYTVNLAEFSPGLALRAINQALVDSGHFDEASIKSRALRLDDYRIGVADTGRAFIHVQLKVLPGRDDATRKAFAELIAAAVASVLPDASASTQLCVEVDELDARTYTKRVIDAPNA, translated from the coding sequence ATGCCGCACGTCACGCTGCAGTACACCGTGAACCTGGCCGAGTTCAGCCCCGGCCTCGCGTTGCGTGCGATCAACCAGGCGCTCGTGGACAGCGGACACTTCGACGAGGCGTCCATCAAGAGCCGCGCGCTTCGCCTGGACGATTACCGGATCGGCGTCGCCGACACCGGACGCGCCTTCATCCACGTGCAGCTGAAAGTGCTGCCCGGACGCGACGACGCCACGCGGAAGGCGTTCGCCGAACTCATCGCCGCGGCGGTCGCTTCCGTGCTGCCGGACGCATCCGCCTCCACGCAGTTGTGCGTCGAAGTCGACGAACTCGACGCGCGAACCTACACCAAGCGCGTGATCGACGCGCCGAACGCCTGA
- a CDS encoding amidohydrolase family protein: MLKIDTHAHYLPRDWPNLARKYGDDRFPVIHHTEDGRHRIYKDGKFFREIWSKTWDPQERIDDYARFGVQVQVISTVPVMFSYWAKPHHALELHQALNEHMAEACREYPRHYAGIGTVPLQSPRLAIQELERCMDQLGLQGVQIGSHINDWNLDAPELFDFFQAAGELGAAILVHPWDMMGAATMPKYWLPWLVGMPAEQSRAACCLIFGGVLERVPNLKVCMAHGGGSFPYTIGRIEHGFNMRPDLVATDNPRNPRDYLNQLFFDSWVADPRALRYLLDTCGVDRVMLGTDYPFPLGEQEPGAGIAALELSDEERARLYHGTALEWLGLSMARFA, translated from the coding sequence ATGCTCAAGATCGACACCCACGCCCATTACCTTCCGCGCGACTGGCCCAACCTGGCGCGCAAGTACGGCGACGACCGCTTCCCGGTGATCCATCACACCGAAGACGGGCGGCATCGCATCTACAAGGACGGCAAGTTCTTCCGCGAGATCTGGTCCAAGACCTGGGACCCGCAGGAACGCATCGACGATTACGCGCGCTTCGGCGTGCAGGTGCAGGTGATCAGCACCGTGCCGGTGATGTTCAGCTACTGGGCCAAGCCGCACCACGCGCTGGAGTTGCACCAGGCGCTCAACGAACACATGGCCGAAGCCTGCCGCGAGTACCCGCGCCATTACGCCGGCATCGGCACCGTGCCGCTGCAATCGCCGCGGCTGGCGATCCAGGAACTGGAACGCTGCATGGACCAGCTCGGCCTGCAGGGCGTGCAGATCGGCAGCCACATCAACGACTGGAACCTCGACGCGCCGGAGCTGTTCGACTTCTTCCAGGCGGCGGGCGAACTCGGCGCGGCGATCCTCGTGCACCCCTGGGACATGATGGGCGCGGCGACGATGCCCAAATATTGGCTCCCGTGGCTGGTCGGCATGCCGGCCGAACAATCGCGCGCTGCGTGCTGCCTCATCTTTGGTGGCGTGCTCGAACGCGTGCCGAACCTGAAGGTCTGCATGGCGCACGGCGGCGGCAGCTTCCCGTACACGATCGGCCGCATCGAACACGGCTTCAACATGCGGCCGGACCTCGTCGCGACCGACAACCCGCGCAATCCACGCGACTACCTCAACCAGCTGTTCTTCGATTCGTGGGTCGCCGATCCGCGCGCGTTGCGATACCTGCTCGATACCTGCGGCGTGGATCGCGTGATGCTCGGCACCGACTACCCCTTCCCGCTCGGCGAACAGGAACCCGGCGCCGGCATCGCCGCGCTGGAATTGTCCGACGAGGAACGCGCGCGCCTGTACCACGGCACCGCGCTGGAATGGCTGGGACTTTCGATGGCGCGCTTCGCCTGA
- a CDS encoding HesB/IscA family protein: MAVTLAPAALERVQRYLVESPDAIGLRFGVTRTGCSGWQYKADLARSQGADDTIFEQEGVRIYVDALSLPLVDGTQIDLVKQRLGEQFLFRNPNVTAECGCGESFTTKADAA, from the coding sequence ATGGCCGTCACCCTTGCCCCCGCCGCCCTCGAGCGCGTCCAGCGCTATCTCGTCGAATCCCCCGACGCGATCGGCCTGCGCTTCGGCGTGACCCGCACGGGGTGTTCGGGCTGGCAGTACAAGGCCGATCTGGCGCGCTCGCAGGGCGCCGACGACACGATTTTCGAGCAGGAAGGCGTGCGCATTTATGTCGACGCGCTCAGCCTGCCGCTGGTGGACGGCACCCAGATCGACCTGGTGAAGCAGCGCCTGGGCGAGCAGTTCCTCTTCCGCAACCCGAACGTTACCGCCGAATGCGGCTGCGGCGAGAGCTTCACGACCAAGGCCGACGCGGCCTGA
- the kynU gene encoding kynureninase encodes MTENLYSDSYALSRDAADPLRAMRSQFLIPQHDGADQAYFVGNSLGLQPRGARAHVEEVLDKWAHEAVEGHFTGQAQWMPYHELVRESLARLVGAKPLEVVAMNTLTANLHFMMVSFYRPTRERPAILVEAGAFPSDRYAVESQIRFHGFDPSTDLIEVQPDREDGTTSMEAIERAIATHGARVALVLWPGVQYRTGQAFDLPRIAKLAHEHGAVCGFDLAHAVGNLELALHDSGVDFAVWCHYKYVNSGPGAVAGCFVHERHAHTDRPRFAGWWGHEQGSRFRMGPHFVPTPGAEGWQLSNPPILGMAPLRASLELFDAAGMPALRAKSLLLTGYLEALIRERLNGTLQIVTPADPAQRGCQLSLRVIGGRGLTGRDAGRALFDYIATKGVLGDWREPDVIRISPAPLYNTHADVLRFVRAVEAWRDDA; translated from the coding sequence ATGACCGAAAACCTGTATTCCGATTCGTACGCCCTCTCCCGGGACGCCGCCGACCCGCTGCGCGCGATGCGTTCGCAGTTCCTGATCCCCCAGCACGATGGCGCCGACCAGGCGTACTTCGTCGGCAATTCGCTCGGGTTGCAGCCGCGTGGCGCGCGCGCGCATGTCGAGGAAGTCCTCGACAAGTGGGCGCACGAGGCCGTCGAAGGCCACTTCACCGGCCAGGCGCAGTGGATGCCGTACCACGAACTCGTGCGTGAATCCCTCGCACGGCTCGTCGGCGCCAAGCCGCTGGAAGTCGTGGCGATGAACACGCTCACGGCCAACCTGCACTTCATGATGGTGAGCTTCTACCGCCCCACGCGCGAGCGGCCGGCGATCCTCGTCGAAGCCGGCGCGTTTCCATCGGACCGGTACGCCGTCGAGTCGCAGATCCGCTTCCACGGTTTCGATCCGTCGACGGACCTGATCGAAGTGCAGCCCGACCGCGAGGACGGCACGACGTCGATGGAAGCGATCGAGCGTGCCATCGCGACGCACGGCGCGCGCGTCGCGCTGGTGCTGTGGCCCGGCGTGCAATACCGCACCGGCCAGGCGTTCGACCTGCCGCGCATCGCGAAACTCGCGCACGAGCACGGCGCGGTCTGCGGCTTCGATCTCGCGCATGCCGTGGGCAATCTCGAACTCGCGCTGCACGACAGCGGCGTGGATTTCGCAGTGTGGTGCCACTACAAGTACGTCAACAGCGGCCCGGGCGCGGTTGCTGGCTGCTTCGTGCACGAACGCCATGCGCACACCGATCGCCCGCGTTTCGCGGGCTGGTGGGGTCATGAGCAGGGGTCGCGCTTCCGCATGGGCCCGCATTTCGTGCCGACTCCCGGCGCGGAAGGTTGGCAGCTGAGCAACCCGCCGATCCTCGGCATGGCGCCGCTGCGCGCATCGCTGGAGCTGTTCGATGCGGCGGGCATGCCGGCGCTGCGTGCGAAGTCGCTGCTGCTCACCGGCTACCTTGAAGCGCTGATCCGCGAGCGCCTGAACGGCACGCTGCAGATCGTCACACCGGCCGATCCCGCACAACGCGGCTGCCAGCTGTCGCTGCGTGTGATCGGCGGCCGCGGTCTCACCGGCCGCGACGCCGGGCGCGCACTGTTCGACTACATCGCGACGAAGGGCGTGCTGGGCGACTGGCGCGAACCCGACGTCATCCGCATCTCGCCGGCGCCGCTCTACAACACGCACGCGGATGTGCTGCGGTTCGTGCGGGCGGTGGAGGCGTGGCGGGATGACGCGTGA
- the can gene encoding carbonate dehydratase — protein MTTTPTTNPLSELLEKNREWSERIQREDPGFFQRLSLQQAPEYLWIGCSDSRVPANQIIDMAPGEVFVHRNIANVVVHTDLNCLSVIQFAVDVLKVKRILVVGHYGCGGVHAALHGTRVGLADNWLRHVSDVAEKHGGCIHHAQENERHDRLCELNVIEQVQNVCMTTIVRDAWTRGQELSVHGWVYSLRNGLVHDMGINVDSYEKLDTLYQAAVARVNDAGGDSPR, from the coding sequence ATGACGACAACACCCACGACGAACCCGCTGTCCGAACTGCTCGAAAAGAACCGCGAATGGTCCGAACGGATCCAGCGCGAGGATCCCGGATTCTTCCAGCGCCTGTCGCTGCAGCAGGCGCCCGAATACCTGTGGATCGGCTGCTCCGATTCGCGCGTTCCGGCGAACCAGATCATCGACATGGCGCCGGGCGAGGTGTTCGTCCACCGCAACATCGCCAACGTGGTGGTGCATACCGACCTGAACTGCCTCTCCGTGATCCAGTTCGCGGTGGACGTGCTGAAGGTCAAGCGCATCCTCGTCGTCGGCCACTACGGTTGCGGCGGCGTGCATGCAGCGCTGCACGGCACGCGTGTCGGCCTCGCCGACAACTGGTTGCGCCATGTGTCCGACGTCGCCGAAAAGCACGGCGGCTGCATCCACCACGCGCAGGAAAACGAGCGCCACGACCGCCTGTGCGAGCTCAACGTCATCGAGCAGGTGCAGAACGTGTGCATGACCACCATCGTGCGCGACGCGTGGACGCGCGGGCAGGAATTGTCCGTGCACGGCTGGGTTTACAGCCTGCGCAACGGCCTGGTGCACGACATGGGCATCAACGTGGATTCGTACGAGAAGCTCGACACGCTCTACCAGGCGGCCGTCGCACGCGTGAACGATGCCGGCGGGGACTCGCCGCGATGA
- a CDS encoding FMN-binding negative transcriptional regulator, translating into MYLPRAFAEHDLEALDRLAQRDRFITLVTVRDGEPTVSHLPVLYRRHGNDVELIGHWARPNPQATHAGPALAIFHGPHAYVSPGWYPDKEEAARVPTWNYAIAHLQGTLTTFDDERALADVVDGLSIENEAAVGSDWRFEFERDDHRRQLRGIVGFRFVADDIALKFKLSQNHPMVNRESVASQLEAQARDASRETAALMRERMTLERNGD; encoded by the coding sequence ATGTACCTGCCCCGCGCCTTCGCCGAACACGATCTCGAAGCGCTGGACCGGTTGGCGCAACGCGACCGCTTCATCACCCTGGTCACGGTGCGCGACGGCGAGCCCACCGTCAGCCACCTCCCCGTGCTGTATCGACGCCACGGGAACGACGTCGAACTGATCGGCCACTGGGCGCGCCCCAATCCGCAGGCGACGCATGCCGGCCCCGCGCTGGCGATCTTCCACGGCCCGCACGCCTACGTGTCGCCGGGCTGGTATCCCGACAAGGAAGAAGCCGCGCGCGTGCCGACGTGGAATTACGCGATCGCGCACCTGCAGGGAACCCTGACGACCTTCGACGATGAGCGCGCGCTCGCCGACGTCGTCGACGGCTTGAGCATCGAGAACGAAGCGGCCGTCGGCAGCGACTGGCGTTTCGAATTCGAGCGCGACGACCACCGCCGCCAGCTGCGCGGCATCGTCGGTTTCCGCTTCGTCGCCGACGACATCGCGCTGAAGTTCAAGCTCAGCCAGAACCATCCCATGGTCAATCGCGAATCCGTGGCCTCGCAGCTGGAAGCGCAAGCGCGCGACGCCAGCCGCGAGACCGCCGCGCTGATGCGCGAGCGCATGACCCTCGAACGCAACGGAGACTGA